Proteins encoded together in one Mycoplasma miroungirhinis window:
- a CDS encoding PTS glucose transporter subunit IIB: protein MRKLHKFLYIFTIICTLGIIKLFWKSYEQKEINSQLSVENKLKFSLDELIRYLDGINNIESVYCTHKILKIQLKSRKNIQIEKIKSLNSIEGILLKSDGISLITGNNAKYIHKIINEKMQNRN, encoded by the coding sequence GTGCGTAAATTACATAAATTTTTATACATATTCACTATTATTTGCACATTAGGAATTATTAAACTATTTTGAAAATCATATGAGCAAAAAGAAATAAATTCACAACTATCAGTTGAAAATAAATTAAAATTTTCACTAGATGAATTAATAAGATATTTAGATGGTATAAATAACATAGAAAGTGTATATTGTACTCATAAAATACTCAAAATCCAACTGAAAAGTAGAAAAAATATTCAAATAGAGAAAATTAAATCTTTAAATTCTATTGAAGGAATTTTATTGAAAAGTGATGGAATATCATTAATAACTGGCAACAATGCTAAATATATACACAAAATCATAAATGAAAAAATGCAAAACCGGAATTAA
- a CDS encoding nitroreductase family protein encodes MTFSEKIKNRYSVRDFDPQKKLTPEQEQQILDAVSSAPTSSNWHSSSAIVIKDPKVLERLGQIHPRAKQIQTCSMLIVFLADYNRMNMALKEFPEYKYNNHDSETYTVAVGDAFIQATTAQAMAIDLGLGTCFLGLVRVAVQEIIEVLNIKGQAFPVIALAIGHKNTEGIVKPKLNRIYQEKYNIEQVTKEVAEYNITIKKFFETNAQTTTPLTYTEAMAKVGSSYKMNTKEIEDIWELELKK; translated from the coding sequence ATGACATTTAGTGAAAAAATAAAAAATAGATATAGTGTAAGAGATTTTGATCCACAAAAAAAGTTAACACCAGAACAAGAACAACAAATTTTAGATGCAGTTTCTAGTGCACCAACATCATCAAATTGACATTCATCATCAGCTATTGTAATAAAAGATCCAAAAGTTTTAGAACGTTTAGGTCAAATTCACCCAAGAGCAAAACAAATTCAAACATGTTCAATGCTTATTGTGTTTTTAGCTGACTATAACAGAATGAATATGGCTTTAAAAGAATTCCCAGAATACAAATACAACAATCACGATTCAGAAACATATACTGTTGCAGTTGGTGATGCATTTATTCAAGCAACAACTGCTCAAGCAATGGCAATTGATTTAGGTTTAGGAACTTGTTTTTTAGGTTTAGTTAGAGTAGCAGTACAAGAAATAATTGAAGTTTTAAATATAAAAGGACAAGCCTTTCCTGTGATAGCTTTAGCTATTGGACACAAAAATACAGAAGGTATTGTTAAACCAAAATTAAACAGAATTTACCAAGAAAAATACAATATTGAACAAGTTACAAAAGAAGTCGCAGAATATAATATTACAATAAAAAAATTTTTCGAAACAAATGCACAAACTACCACACCTTTAACATATACAGAAGCAATGGCAAAAGTTGGTTCATCATATAAAATGAATACAAAAGAAATAGAAGATATTTGAGAATTAGAACTTAAAAAATAA
- the trpS gene encoding tryptophan--tRNA ligase, with protein sequence MKRLLSGIKPTGELTLGNYLGALKNFIDLQNKFDAYYFVADLHALTTNDSDPEKLKRRRKEVVALYLACGLDPQKCTIFYQSQVYEHGMMQWLMTCETTLGELNRMTQFKDKSQKSIKQGNGTESIPTGLLMYPTLMAGDILLYGAEYVPVGEDQTQHVELTRTIAKRLNNKYKTNLTIPEAYIPETGARIKDLQDPTSKMSKSNKSAKGTIYLLEDPTSAYNKILKAVTDSENKVYISNQKPGVTNLLNIYAGLKNITAKEAENQFKDENYKIFKEAVATEVKNLLTEIQSKFKQSLNEVEKVTEKGAKKAQLIAKPLLDNLMEKMGF encoded by the coding sequence ATGAAAAGACTATTGAGTGGAATAAAACCAACAGGTGAATTAACGCTTGGTAATTATTTAGGGGCATTAAAAAATTTTATTGATTTACAAAATAAATTTGATGCTTATTATTTTGTAGCAGATTTACATGCTTTAACAACAAATGATAGTGATCCAGAAAAATTAAAAAGAAGAAGAAAAGAAGTAGTCGCTTTGTATTTAGCTTGTGGATTAGATCCTCAAAAGTGTACAATTTTTTATCAATCACAAGTATATGAACACGGAATGATGCAATGATTAATGACATGTGAAACAACATTAGGTGAATTAAATCGTATGACACAGTTTAAAGATAAAAGTCAAAAATCTATTAAACAAGGTAATGGAACTGAAAGCATTCCAACAGGACTATTAATGTATCCTACGTTAATGGCTGGGGATATATTATTGTATGGTGCTGAATATGTACCGGTAGGAGAAGACCAAACTCAACACGTGGAATTAACAAGAACGATTGCCAAAAGATTAAATAATAAGTATAAAACAAATTTAACAATTCCTGAAGCATATATACCTGAAACAGGAGCAAGAATAAAAGATTTACAAGACCCCACATCAAAAATGTCTAAAAGTAATAAAAGTGCTAAAGGAACTATTTATCTTTTAGAAGATCCTACTTCTGCTTATAATAAAATTTTAAAAGCTGTTACTGATTCTGAAAATAAGGTTTATATATCCAACCAAAAACCTGGGGTAACTAATTTATTAAATATTTACGCTGGTTTAAAAAATATAACAGCAAAAGAAGCAGAAAATCAATTTAAAGATGAAAATTATAAAATTTTTAAAGAAGCAGTTGCTACTGAAGTAAAAAATCTTTTAACAGAAATTCAGTCAAAATTTAAACAATCATTAAATGAAGTTGAAAAAGTTACAGAAAAAGGAGCAAAAAAAGCCCAACTTATTGCTAAACCATTATTAGATAATTTAATGGAGAAAATGGGTTTTTAA
- the thrS gene encoding threonine--tRNA ligase encodes MNNDYKTKLNHSTSHLLAAAVLKLYPDTKLGIGPAIEDGFYYDFEFSQPLLEENLNDIEKEMKKLAKGNWKMVQVSETEYDLTSQPYKKILYDEFKLQGKEVTFYSLQNPDNGQVLFTDLCAGNHIDNVKEIKHFKILSLAGAYWKGDSKNKMLTRIYGTSWQTKEELDNYLQILQERKERDHRKIGKELNIFTFNQLAGQGFPIWLEDGMKIHNSIRDYVTKLDKLYGFKEVLTPHFGEKKLYEISGHWAHYQETMFKPIEMDNEQLIGRPMTCPHHIMLFNMTRRSYRDLPIRYSEQSRLYRYEKSGALTGLERVRSMDLTEGHIFVRPDQIKDEFKHLYKMILEALGDFNIEIDHISLSLRDTENKEKFFDDDEIWNKAENDLRDLLKELNVEYKEFVGEAAFYGPKIDIQIKTSIGRIITMSTLQLDFLLPAKFEMKFIDQNEQVVTPVLIHRGLIGTYERFVAILLEQTKGVLPFWLSPKQLVIVPISEKHYEYGQELYSFFLKNDINVEFDSRNERMNKKIREAQIQKAKYVAIIGDKEVEEKTISLRAYGQENTQVFTQEELLNKFILLKRELK; translated from the coding sequence ATGAACAATGATTATAAAACAAAATTAAATCACTCAACAAGTCATTTACTTGCCGCTGCAGTATTAAAACTTTATCCTGATACAAAATTAGGCATTGGTCCAGCTATAGAAGATGGGTTTTATTATGATTTTGAATTTTCTCAACCACTTTTAGAAGAAAATTTAAATGATATTGAAAAAGAAATGAAAAAACTTGCAAAAGGTAATTGAAAAATGGTGCAAGTTTCAGAAACAGAGTATGATTTAACATCTCAACCATATAAAAAAATACTTTATGATGAATTTAAATTACAAGGCAAAGAAGTAACATTTTATAGTTTACAAAATCCTGATAATGGACAAGTATTATTTACTGATTTATGTGCAGGAAATCATATTGATAATGTAAAAGAAATTAAACATTTTAAAATATTATCTTTAGCAGGAGCTTATTGAAAAGGTGATAGCAAAAATAAAATGCTAACCAGAATTTATGGAACTAGTTGACAAACTAAAGAAGAATTAGATAATTACTTACAAATATTACAAGAAAGAAAAGAAAGAGACCACCGTAAAATAGGAAAAGAATTAAACATTTTTACATTTAATCAATTAGCGGGGCAAGGATTTCCAATTTGATTAGAAGATGGAATGAAAATTCATAATTCTATTCGTGATTATGTAACTAAATTAGATAAATTATATGGTTTTAAAGAAGTACTAACACCACATTTTGGTGAAAAGAAATTATATGAAATTTCAGGTCACTGAGCACATTATCAAGAAACAATGTTTAAACCTATTGAAATGGACAATGAGCAATTAATTGGACGTCCAATGACTTGTCCTCATCATATTATGTTATTTAATATGACCAGAAGATCATATCGTGATTTACCTATTCGTTATAGTGAACAATCAAGATTATATAGATATGAAAAATCTGGAGCTTTAACAGGATTAGAAAGAGTTAGATCCATGGATTTAACTGAAGGACATATATTTGTAAGACCTGATCAAATAAAAGATGAATTTAAACATTTATACAAAATGATATTAGAAGCATTAGGTGATTTTAATATTGAAATTGATCATATTTCACTTTCATTACGTGATACAGAAAATAAAGAAAAGTTTTTTGATGATGATGAAATATGAAACAAAGCAGAAAATGACTTAAGAGATTTATTAAAAGAATTAAATGTTGAATATAAAGAATTTGTAGGTGAAGCTGCATTTTATGGACCTAAAATTGATATTCAAATTAAAACAAGTATCGGAAGAATTATTACAATGTCAACTCTTCAATTGGACTTTTTATTACCAGCAAAATTTGAAATGAAATTTATAGATCAAAATGAACAAGTAGTTACACCAGTTTTAATTCATCGCGGTTTAATTGGTACATATGAAAGATTTGTTGCAATTTTACTAGAACAAACTAAAGGAGTTCTTCCATTTTGATTATCGCCTAAACAATTAGTTATTGTTCCAATATCAGAAAAACATTATGAATATGGACAAGAATTGTATTCATTTTTTCTAAAAAATGATATTAATGTAGAATTTGATTCAAGAAATGAAAGAATGAATAAAAAAATTAGAGAAGCTCAAATTCAAAAAGCTAAATATGTTGCAATTATTGGTGACAAAGAAGTAGAAGAAAAAACAATTAGTTTAAGAGCGTATGGTCAAGAAAATACTCAAGTATTTACACAAGAAGAGTTACTAAATAAATTTATACTACTAAAAAGAGAATTAAAATAA
- a CDS encoding nicotinate phosphoribosyltransferase, with the protein MDILDNSAIYFSKTAKIAKNKLSNKIVTLQFFQRNDNIILCGINEVLDLLATYTNTNNYKIKYIEEGSIINDKEVVLELEGPYWEFGEFEGIIDGILARQSSIATNANRIKNASNKKIVVSMADRADHYRNLLSDGYAISVGGILNHATYASSNFKKEFTWGSMPHALIQMFEGDLVKASKAYLEIFPDDKLTALVDFHNDVITDSLNVLKEFKTDLKAVRVDTSKNMKDNMFSESENEFGVTVKQIKKLRKALDENEGSHVKIIVSSGFNAEKIKEFEDNNAPVDIYGVGAALLKVWVNFSADATKIDGKLCAKAGRKYSVNSKLIEYKKIKVNK; encoded by the coding sequence ATGGATATATTAGATAATAGTGCTATTTATTTTTCTAAAACAGCTAAAATAGCAAAAAATAAATTAAGTAATAAAATTGTGACATTACAATTTTTTCAAAGAAACGATAATATTATTTTGTGTGGTATAAACGAAGTATTAGATTTACTCGCTACTTACACTAATACAAACAATTATAAAATAAAGTATATTGAAGAAGGTTCAATAATTAATGATAAAGAAGTTGTATTAGAATTAGAAGGTCCTTACTGAGAATTTGGTGAATTTGAAGGAATAATTGATGGTATTTTAGCTCGTCAAAGTTCAATAGCAACTAATGCAAATAGAATAAAAAATGCATCAAATAAGAAAATAGTAGTTTCAATGGCGGATAGAGCTGATCATTATAGAAATTTATTATCTGATGGTTATGCAATTTCAGTCGGAGGAATTTTAAATCATGCAACATATGCTTCAAGTAATTTCAAAAAAGAATTTACATGAGGTTCTATGCCTCATGCTTTAATACAAATGTTTGAAGGAGATTTGGTTAAAGCTTCAAAAGCTTATTTAGAAATATTTCCAGATGACAAATTAACAGCATTAGTAGATTTTCACAATGATGTCATTACTGATTCCTTAAATGTTTTAAAAGAGTTTAAAACAGATCTTAAAGCAGTTCGTGTAGATACATCTAAAAATATGAAAGACAATATGTTTAGTGAATCCGAAAATGAGTTTGGAGTAACTGTTAAACAAATTAAGAAATTGCGTAAAGCACTTGATGAAAATGAAGGTTCACATGTTAAAATAATAGTTTCAAGTGGTTTTAATGCTGAAAAAATTAAAGAATTTGAAGATAATAATGCTCCTGTGGATATTTATGGAGTTGGTGCTGCTTTATTGAAAGTTTGAGTTAATTTCAGTGCAGATGCAACAAAAATAGATGGCAAACTATGTGCAAAAGCAGGAAGAAAATATAGTGTTAATTCTAAATTAATAGAATATAAAAAAATTAAAGTAAACAAATAA
- the rsmA gene encoding 16S rRNA (adenine(1518)-N(6)/adenine(1519)-N(6))-dimethyltransferase RsmA, protein MQIKAKKSLGQNFLEDKNILNKIASVVDIENKNILEIGPGQGALTNILLDKAKNVITYEIDKDMVEILKQNISNPKLQLIYGDFLNANLSNIEQDSIIVANIPYYITTDILFKIFDNSNHFKQAVILMQKEVAERIVAKPSTNEYSKLTVSSNYFCNVKKMFDVSPNAFNPAPKVFSSVVLFEFKKDLEFNSREFLSFVKLCFNFKRKKLLNNLILKYEKNIILEIFRTLNFSENIRAQELTLESFKLLFNNLNNI, encoded by the coding sequence ATGCAAATAAAAGCAAAAAAATCTCTTGGACAAAATTTTTTAGAAGATAAAAATATATTAAATAAAATAGCGAGTGTAGTAGATATTGAGAATAAAAATATTCTAGAAATAGGTCCGGGTCAAGGAGCTTTAACCAATATTTTATTAGACAAAGCTAAAAATGTTATAACTTATGAAATAGATAAAGATATGGTTGAAATATTAAAACAAAATATTTCAAATCCAAAATTACAACTAATTTATGGTGATTTTTTAAATGCCAATCTATCTAATATAGAACAAGATTCAATAATTGTTGCAAACATACCTTACTATATAACAACTGATATTTTATTCAAAATATTTGATAATTCTAACCATTTTAAACAAGCGGTTATTCTAATGCAAAAAGAAGTAGCAGAAAGAATAGTTGCAAAACCATCAACAAATGAATATTCTAAATTAACAGTTTCAAGTAATTATTTCTGTAATGTCAAAAAAATGTTTGACGTAAGTCCAAATGCTTTTAATCCTGCTCCTAAAGTTTTTTCAAGTGTTGTTTTATTTGAATTTAAAAAAGATCTAGAATTTAACTCTCGAGAATTTTTATCATTTGTTAAACTTTGTTTTAATTTTAAACGTAAGAAATTATTAAATAATTTAATATTAAAATATGAAAAAAATATTATACTAGAGATTTTTAGAACTTTAAATTTTTCAGAAAATATAAGAGCTCAAGAATTAACTTTGGAAAGTTTTAAGCTATTATTTAACAATCTTAATAATATTTAA
- a CDS encoding TatD family hydrolase produces the protein MKYIDVHTHPFLEYYDNPIEVCKNWQQEEMKLLFMVGTNFENSKETIELSSKLDFVHPIIGIHPNESNGLEDGKKLEEIITKDVIAIGEIGLDYHYDDTPSKSEQLISLISQVEVAKKHNIPVMLHIRDAMEDAINFVSRDEYKNVTFIFHSFSGTKDDVEILLKNRNIYFSISGVVTFKNAQSTQEAVKNIPLERLFVETDTPYLAPVPMRGKENKSPNVKHTYKFIASLKNISENKLIEQVETNVEKVFKVKCK, from the coding sequence ATGAAATATATTGATGTACATACACACCCATTTTTAGAATATTATGATAATCCCATAGAAGTTTGTAAAAACTGACAACAAGAAGAAATGAAATTATTATTTATGGTAGGTACAAATTTTGAAAATTCAAAAGAAACAATTGAACTAAGTTCAAAATTAGATTTTGTTCACCCTATTATAGGTATTCACCCCAATGAATCTAATGGATTAGAAGATGGTAAAAAATTAGAAGAAATTATAACTAAAGATGTAATTGCAATTGGTGAAATTGGTCTTGATTATCATTATGATGATACTCCTTCAAAATCAGAACAATTAATATCATTAATAAGTCAAGTTGAAGTTGCAAAAAAACATAATATTCCTGTTATGTTACATATTCGTGATGCCATGGAAGATGCTATAAATTTTGTATCAAGAGATGAATATAAAAATGTTACATTTATTTTTCACTCTTTTTCAGGAACAAAAGATGATGTTGAGATTTTGTTAAAAAATCGTAATATTTACTTTTCCATTTCTGGAGTGGTTACTTTTAAAAATGCTCAAAGCACTCAAGAAGCTGTAAAAAACATACCATTAGAACGTTTATTTGTTGAAACGGATACTCCTTATCTTGCTCCTGTACCAATGAGAGGAAAAGAAAATAAAAGTCCAAATGTAAAACATACATACAAATTTATTGCTTCTCTTAAAAATATATCTGAAAATAAATTAATAGAACAAGTTGAAACAAATGTAGAAAAGGTTTTTAAAGTAAAATGCAAATAA
- a CDS encoding Sapep family Mn(2+)-dependent dipeptidase, translating into MNNIIKYTQTQEEFKEMVEHIAKLCKIPSVSVTNLENEFPFSKEVDNALNYVLNLSKEFGFKTYKDKKNRYGFCEIGSGKKLIGILCHLDVVPSGDDNQWESAAFEPIIKENEIFGRGTLDDKGPSIITLYAMKYILDNNLIDDNYTIRAIFGLSEETTMESMKFYLKDFGNPDLGYTPDGEWPLVFAEKLIFDYDLKFEQFKDWKLEAGVVYNQIPDSLSIETSEASHLSKLFNEKDIEIINENKFIVKGIAGHGSTPAAGDNAILKFIKTIVKHDKKYLENDFFRFLYLNFQNNDFSMPDIFFNYEDESGTLSSNPAFLRTNNNQFSIGFDMRVPAKKLPEEVNNDLIYYLDENEYEYVFEMVGSKKAKYIASDSELVQTLMNVYKQVTQKFDEKPIAIGGGTYARTFENCVAFGATTKMELMHAPNERFTFEEIKQDLEIYINALKELQKL; encoded by the coding sequence ATGAATAACATTATTAAATATACACAAACACAAGAAGAATTTAAAGAAATGGTAGAACATATTGCAAAATTATGCAAAATTCCTTCAGTATCAGTTACTAACTTAGAAAATGAATTTCCTTTTAGTAAAGAAGTTGATAATGCATTAAATTATGTTTTAAATCTTTCAAAAGAATTTGGTTTTAAAACATATAAAGACAAAAAAAACCGTTATGGTTTTTGTGAAATAGGTTCAGGTAAAAAATTAATTGGAATATTATGTCACTTAGATGTTGTTCCTAGCGGTGATGACAATCAATGAGAAAGTGCTGCTTTTGAACCTATTATTAAAGAAAATGAAATTTTTGGTCGTGGAACGTTAGACGATAAAGGTCCTTCAATTATAACTTTATATGCAATGAAATATATTCTTGATAATAATTTAATTGACGATAATTACACAATTAGAGCTATTTTTGGTTTAAGTGAAGAAACAACCATGGAATCTATGAAGTTTTATCTAAAAGATTTTGGAAATCCAGATTTAGGATACACACCCGATGGTGAATGACCACTTGTATTTGCAGAAAAACTTATTTTTGATTATGATTTAAAATTTGAACAATTTAAAGATTGAAAATTAGAAGCTGGAGTTGTTTATAATCAAATCCCTGATTCTTTATCTATAGAAACTTCTGAAGCCAGTCATTTAAGTAAATTATTTAACGAAAAAGACATTGAAATAATAAATGAAAACAAATTTATAGTTAAGGGAATTGCGGGACATGGTTCTACTCCTGCTGCTGGCGATAATGCTATTTTAAAATTTATTAAAACGATTGTAAAACATGATAAAAAGTATCTTGAAAACGATTTTTTCAGATTTTTATATTTAAATTTTCAAAATAATGATTTTTCAATGCCGGATATATTTTTCAATTATGAAGATGAAAGTGGAACTTTAAGCTCTAACCCAGCATTTTTAAGAACTAATAATAATCAATTTAGCATCGGTTTTGATATGCGTGTTCCCGCTAAAAAATTACCTGAAGAAGTAAATAATGATTTAATTTATTATTTAGATGAAAATGAATATGAATATGTTTTTGAAATGGTGGGTTCAAAAAAAGCAAAATATATAGCTTCTGATTCAGAATTAGTTCAGACATTAATGAATGTTTATAAACAAGTGACACAAAAATTTGATGAAAAACCTATTGCAATAGGTGGCGGAACTTATGCTAGAACTTTCGAAAATTGTGTAGCATTTGGTGCAACTACTAAAATGGAATTAATGCATGCCCCTAATGAAAGATTTACTTTTGAAGAAATAAAACAGGATTTAGAAATTTATATTAATGCATTAAAAGAATTACAAAAACTATAA